The genomic region ccagttagatacggaaaacatgctgcctctatacacactaaaattactgtttatttaaatggagtctggtgggtctGGTGATAGAAATTTGGGGGCTGTTCCTGGttcaacaaaaaggatcttactctttaacaaaaaggtctatctctgtcgggatcctttccataatgttagACACTTGgagtaacaatctgagcctgtcagtgacaaaaataagCACTTTGATTGGACGTAAATGAAacatgccccaagtggttacattgcagcctgtttcaccgcTGCTGGCTGAAGCCCTCTcattcaatactggaccagtttaaaaagCTGTTGTTCCCATTACTCACTAAGACAAAagaacatgggaaaatagagtccaggttggAAAATGCTGAACTTACCCTTTAGCTCATAATGAAAAGCTGGTCgagtaaacacattttcaggGCCtcccacacacatttacatatgaAGCAACCCCACAGTTTGAAAAGGAAATCTAAATCACCTGTGTCCTCTCTCAGCTTCAGCGATGCCACCTGCTCCTTCAGAGAAGACGCTTCCCTCCGGCTCTGATTTCTCCTCCAAAGCCGTTTTGTGTCTGATAGAGGCGGTCGGGCGCCGCTGGGGCCTCTATGAGACTCGAGAACGCTCACAGCTCTTTCAGAGCGTCCAGGAGGAGATGGCCTCCAAGGGGCACGTGCTTCCTGTCGAAAAGATACGCCGCAAGTGGAACAACCTCATTGTCACATACAAGAGGGTTAAAGACCGCAGCCGGGAGACGGGGCACGCCAAAACATCCTGGGAGTTCTTCGATGTAAGTGTTTCCTTTCAGCACTCTATTTCCTCACAGGGAAAATTTCCCCCAAGGTTGgatcaaatattaaaatgtctttaaaaaatcaTCAGACACTTCTTATAGTTTATAAATAATTTTGGGGTTAATTTGGACTTGCAGCTGGCTCAGGAAATGGAACTGGATCAGGTCTGAGTTCTGACCTAGAAACAAGGTACCAACACCAAACCATGTTTCATTGCTGCGCAAGCTAAAGTTTCTTCCATGAGTTTCATACTGAAGGTTAATATTAATCAGAAGACACATCCCACTGGCTGACAATTACTTTCTACTTCAGGGTCTCCATCCCATTTGGCAAAGTCCCTTGAATGTTCTCGCATGGTCTGCCCGTCTATACGCCGTATACAGTATACAGAGTCTTTACAGTTCTAGAAACGTGAATATGTCTCTCAGCTTTGCCAGGCACATTCCACCTCAACAACCTGGCCACCAGAAGAAAACGTTGacattgtatttttcattttacatttgtacatcTTAGCAATGTTTCCAAAGTGACGTAGTTCTGATTGcattgtcatcaggaggtggagggaataaTGGATGGTTTGAGACCTAGGCGAGACGGCTGCCCAGCTGCAGACCaatgttcaagaccaacaaacaacaaaacggttgtgttttagcaaccCATTGCAGCATTTCTAGAGGCGATTGTGCCATCAAATATGgacattttaaaccaaaacatgagcCTTATCTACCCATAACCAAGGATCAATTGTATACACCCCTTCcacttagccctacccctttgTTCTACCCAAACATACCCCTTCattttgtgtgttcatgtctaGGGGTAGAGTGTTCAGAGTCCTGTTGGAATAGAGAAGTAGGGCAAAGTGTTGGGGCTACATGGCCCTCCAAGCAGAGGTGTTTCAGAGGCACACTTTAAACTGAGGGTTATAAGAATTCATTGGCAAAATGGCGTcacaagcaacaaaaaaatccataaatgttaatttttttgttaGTACAGATTTAAAAATTCTGACGACCTGCGTATTGTCTTAGTGTGAAGTTGTTTCAATGTATTGCGGTCCTTTTCTTCGTAACAAACATTACCAAAAAAAATAGCTAGTATGCCGATGTCTTGGTAGATAACTGGCTAGCTAGCTGTCGTCCCAGTGAATTAAACAgtgtccacagctccaccttttagtaccagatctgtgtgctaggtaccccaacagaggggggaccaaacatggggacgctacaGAACGgttcattggtaccatccacaacttttcacaatggaaactgaaaaataaatgtgtcctGAACTGAACCGGACTGCCTGGTGGATACAAGGCTCATAGTGCTGTGGTAAGAACGATAGTCTCTGCGTCTAACAAGCTCGCAGGGCAGAGTATACTCTTACAAAATCAAAACCTGATCTCCTGATCTGATCACAAATAACTTGAGTTGTTTatttcctctctccatctctttatGTCTCTATAGTTGATGGACGCCACACTCTGTGACACTGTTGGCACTCAGATCgtcagcaacaaaagaaacaaaggtGGCAACACTGTTTCCACGCTGCCCGGTCCTTTGGCAAAGATCGCTGCAAAACCACAGGTTCCACAGCCCACCACCATCATCCGCCCGAATGGGGACTTTACTTCGACTGGTGGTGTGGACTCAGTGGGTCAGGGAGCCATCAGCAGTCAAATCATCAGTAGCGCTGCTGCCATTACCTCAGTGACTACAGCCACCATTAGCCCAACAAATGCTCCAGAGCTCAAGCCCCTGATCGTCCTCAACAGTGACATTGTTACAACCAGCATTCATCCAGCTACCATTGTGCCATCTCCATCTTTTATCTCCTCGCCTTGTTTTACAGAGACAGCCTCTACTTCCCCTTCCCTTGGCTCCATTAGCAACGCAGATCTCAACGCGTCACGCTACGTAGGCCGTAAAGCTCAATCATTCCCATCAGGCGTCATACCCTTCCGGCTCAGCAGTGCGCCACTTAGCAACAATCAGAATCTCCTcggcctctcctcctctttcccccATACTTCCTCCTGTCTCACTTCTTCTATCACCACCTCCTTACCTGCAGCAACCATGTCGGGAACCGAGGGCCAGAACCAGAAAGGAAATGAGGAGCAAACAAGCACAACTTTGTTCCAGGAGATTCTGAAGCGACAGGAGGAGCAGGCCTACCTGGACCGAGTGGCTCGCCGCAGGGTGGAAGCCAGAGAGAAGAGGCGCGAGAGGAGGGAGGTGCGGATGGCAGAGTCCCTCGGCAGGATAGCCACAGCActggagctgctctcctccaAACAGGACACAGTCATTGCCCTCCTGCAGAGACTGGCTGATCGGAAGTGATGGAGGGTGAAAGCGGGGACTCTGTAATTCTGAGACCACACATATGAAAACTTCTTAACACTCCTACCATGCAATTACCCAGAGTTCCATAATGCTACTGAAAAGGGTTTTACTCTCCTGATTTTGATGTAAATAAAATTCTAGAAAATCATGTAAGCTGCTCACTTTTCTAAaggtaagtttggtatttttaaacCTGGAACAATCATTTATTAAACTGGTCCAGGTCTGGGCGAGAGTGCTTCAGCTGGCAGccgcaaaacaggctgcaatgtaaccactctgggcatatttgcaccatcaatttacttacactaaaagtgcttgtttttgcctaTTACAGGCTCGGATTGTTACTCCAGGTGTCTAACaacttatggaaaggatcccgacagagatagacctttttgttaaagagtaagatcatttttaattaatcagaaacagccccaaaacgGCCAGCACCAGttcaaccagactccatttaaaaaaacagtaattttagcatgtacaGAGGCAGTATATTTTCAtttctaactgggtgaattaagggcttatttcaaccaaaccagagttaaTGATTGTTGGAActgtggaaagacaaaccaaaatgtttttgtgagttttattttgtttctgttgactttgaataaagtgtATGTTTTACGATGATAGAATTATAGCATTTTTacatggagtctggtgactttggCAGTTGctattttggggctgtttctggttaaacaaaaaggatcttactctttaacaaaaaggtctgtctctgtagggatccttttcataAGTTGTCAGACACCTATTAttataatctgagcctgtcagtggcaaaaacaagcacttgtagtggacataaattgacagtgtgcggctcagaccagggtccggcaacaacacagctgtgctccattcactctaatgcagtcgtttcagatttggatttggagctaaatgttgtgcctggggcacgtcgtatattaatgatactcgttacctggagaggttggaagaagatatacgtttcttccctgttccaaaaccaaaatcaaaccctgaaaagtgtagggttagctagctagctactgaagatatagcctactgaatgtatacacatgctgcttttgctttttaatgattataacagtgaaacaaagaccgaccctgctgtacaggaaccagtgaagggaagctgggaaactttgctcatattcaaccTGCTGTGTGTCATAGTGTGcacagatgaacgttgtttgacttcccctggagatcTCTGTCTGGCCGGCAGCAGAGGTCCGGGTGCTGGGGTGAAGCCAAAGTGCCAGTGCAAACTTTGGTTTTATAATAACTGCTATGAAAGGAGGGCATGGTAGTTTGAGAGTACAGTCACTCCCCCAAAGCTCCCAGACAGCGGCCCACCTAtaataatatcataaacatCTCGAGTTATACTTTGTTGTGTGGTTGGTGTCATATGTCATGAATGGTCACAGGACTtttattatgggtccttgaaaagctAAGGAGAAGTTTTGACTTTCTGTCCATGAAAACCCATGGGAACCCTGGAGTATCATcctaaattacattttaatacaaaaagGGAATTTTGTacttaaaagttaaaaacattaaagataCCCACTTGATTTGTGTAACACCAACTTGCAAAGCCTCATATTAGCTTCAGTAGAACtctattaaaacaataaatgtatCCCcatgtgagtattgttttaagacagatgTGAAGGGATGTCCTTCAAGGTGAAAGCTGTGGTCCTGCCTGCTCTTAGAAACCGAACCCACTGACTGTGGATCTCCCAAAGGATTTCCTCACATAACTCAATCAGGACATCTTTGAAATACCGGTAAGTACAATATGttgcccactagatggcgccaTTTGCCTAGTTCTTTTTGGTCAGCTGACATTTACAAACTAGTGCAGACACATTGGATTTAaatatttcctgttttctttggCTGTCTGACCCTTCACAAATAATCAAAGGTTGTTTCATGGTCACACATGCATGGAGAATACAGGATGTGACTTTCATTGGTTTCCATAAGCTAACTAATACATTTTCACTATGAATGCTCTGTATTTCTGCTTAGAAGTTTTACTGCACATTATGCCAGACCTTCATGCTGACAGTCTTTTTCCAGGAAACATTTCTCAGAGCCTTGAACGTGTAAACTGCCGGGCCAGTATCCCGCCTTTGTTACTGCATTCTTTCACTTTCCATTTCACtcggcagcagcagagagaaagcTGAAGAGTGGACTGATCCACACAGAGAAACTTTGTAAGAACTCTGAGACTTCTTAGAAACAGCTCCGTTGCCCAGAGGCTGCTGCAAACACTGACATTATACAGACATGAAAGTTGGCAGCGCGGGTGAAAACAACCCTAACAACATGCCTGGTGAGAAGGAAGATCAAGGGGAAGGTGATTATGAAAATGAACTCTGAattctctgttctctctgtctctctctgttttcagctgctcataaagacaaatgctttgaaatgaactttatttgcatttattaacattttatggGGAAAACCCATCACAGGACTTTATAGTCACATGTGTAACGCTTCagcatactgtttcctgtaagTTGAGCAGGCGCAGGCATGTCTAAAAAGGGAGTAGGTGACAACGTGGGGGgctagtttagattagtttcactttgcagcaaaaaaaagttCTAGCACTTTATTTGCTCTTGTtcttctgcttttctttgtgtctAAAAATGGCTAAGAAAATAACGTCACTTCTGTATGATCACAGTGAGTGTGCATTTATTGCATTATAACCCTTTGATATACACGTGGGACGCTCCTCTGTAAGTGGGTTAACACTGACCCTTTTTAGAATCCTTGTATTTAAGTTTCACATAGAGTTTTTTGAAAGTTTGCAATGTGTATGCATAATTTTTAATACGTTTTTAAAGGAAATGAGCAATAAACAAACTACTTATTTCTATATttgtggacttgagtcacaaactTGATGACTCAAATCCAAAAAGACCTGCA from Epinephelus moara isolate mb chromosome 18, YSFRI_EMoa_1.0, whole genome shotgun sequence harbors:
- the si:ch1073-357b18.4 gene encoding uncharacterized protein si:ch1073-357b18.4; this translates as MEGNVHGGCSDVAVMHVKTEAVDENPSALVLGSQESPAPCGDTACRGRGGGGGGGGDQTAEELADTTTTPVLLYPVSTDRFFTTAGDGKTYLKIAPASAMPPAPSEKTLPSGSDFSSKAVLCLIEAVGRRWGLYETRERSQLFQSVQEEMASKGHVLPVEKIRRKWNNLIVTYKRVKDRSRETGHAKTSWEFFDLMDATLCDTVGTQIVSNKRNKGGNTVSTLPGPLAKIAAKPQVPQPTTIIRPNGDFTSTGGVDSVGQGAISSQIISSAAAITSVTTATISPTNAPELKPLIVLNSDIVTTSIHPATIVPSPSFISSPCFTETASTSPSLGSISNADLNASRYVGRKAQSFPSGVIPFRLSSAPLSNNQNLLGLSSSFPHTSSCLTSSITTSLPAATMSGTEGQNQKGNEEQTSTTLFQEILKRQEEQAYLDRVARRRVEAREKRRERREVRMAESLGRIATALELLSSKQDTVIALLQRLADRK